CATAACTAAACAGGGTAATACTCACGATCCCAGTTGACAGAAGATGCTGGTACCTCCAATCGCGCTCGTGCAATCAGTGTTTGCCTCACAGAGGAATTTTTGCATACACAAGTCGTCTGAATTGCGTGTGCTACGAGCATAGCCCTTCAACATTGTCAAGCTAGCAACAGCGGCATCACTTACCACATCCTTTTTACCCAAATTCCGGGCATGCAATGAACGATGAGAAAACGATGTCTTAAGGGCATCCAACAGATTAACGACAATGTTAATAAACtgtaatgaaaataaaaacaattttaataaactTAGAGTACAACAGCAAGTGGGATTCATTGCTCTCAAAATAGAAcataaaaactattttaaaacAGATAACACATCATAGATTAACACAGCTTGACAGATCGAATGTTTTTAGTTTTAGAAGCTACTTCTTAGGTCAAGAATACATACATATACTATcacatatatatacacacatacacccgtatatatataaatatatatatatatatatatatatatatatatatatatatatatatatatatatatattatctaccttggtttatttttctttGCAATAGATCACAGTAACAACATGTTTGGCATTTAACATATCCATCACCCTAATATCCTTACAATAAACAACTAACTACAAGCCGGAAATCAGCGCGATTTCCAATCatgaatttattaatttatttacacaAATAAGTCATATTAATAAGAccataacaaaacaaactacaaATCCAAACCAATAATCAATATACAAGTACGTACCTCTCCAGCTTGTTTTGCCATCGTATTTACTTGGTCCGGATCTTTGGCACCAAACATAGCTGTGAAAACGGCGGCTAAAACGTTCTAAATGTTCAAAGGAAataatttttaaatcaaacTAACTTTTtatctcttgtttttttttttgctaccaaTATAAAATTCATAGATCCTCATTTAGTTATGTTGATTTAAGCTAAACCCCCTAATCAATTTTAAAAGGACAAATTCGCAATACTTTAAGATTTCCAAGCGGTTCTTTTCTGCAGACCTGTAGacatttatgtttttaaaatggTTATCTTATGTACAAAACCTCCTAAAGTAATTATACCTACGAATAGTAGAATCTTTATATTTTACTTATTTTACTTACTTCTCTTATAATTCTCCCACAACAAAGCAATTTAGACAAAACCCACAATAAATTAAGCATCCGCATGCTCGAAATTGATTCtaatgcatttaaaaaattGCTTTGAGTCAATTCTTTCACTAGTTCATGTGCAAATTTAAAGTATTAACAATATTTTTACATGGTTGTATTTATAATGGCAAAGTATTAGTTAATTGTGTGTATAGAACTAACACCCTATAACATgtcttcaaataaaataactaTATTTCAACTCACCTGCATTGGCGATCCGCCATTATCAACTTTGTCTAtaccatcgccagcaccacctcctcccaGCAAAGTAGTAATGATTTTCAAGCCAACTGAAATAACATTTGCCCATGGAGACTGTCCAAACGACGATATGCCGTTATCGATGTCATCGGATTTGGTCGGAACGTTCCccccgccaccgccgccaccgttgaAGATCATCTGCATCAGGATACCCAACATGTTGGACCACGAGAATCCCCCATCTTGTATTTGATTGGTTTGTATCTCGTCTATGTCATCCAAGGCAACTTTTTTAATGGCATTTGGCTTTTCGGCAAACTTTTTCTGTTCAACAGCGTTGTGCATATGATGTTGCGGGTAAGATAAGGTACACATAATAAGATTGCTCAAGATTAAGCCTAGGAGCACTAGGCTAAGTTCCGCTTTTTGAATCATCGTTTTCtaatagaaaaaagaaaattcaatctAGTATTATGAATCGGATTAAATTATCAATTATTTGTAtgattttattcaattaatgATACTTATGGGTTATATATGTGCAAACATATTTCTTATTTTGTTCTGCACGTATGCTATATTTTTAGTTGAAGAATTTAATGTGCAAAATATTAAATGCACGTACCGATTCACTGGGAAACGACAATTTGCATGCAAATTACTATTAGCTGTTCTTTAAATATTATCACAAATCAATGATGAATTACACATCGATTTGTTGTATCGACAATTTTTTAATGTACTGAAACGAATATTACGTAAGCTTCAAACTAATATCTTCGAAAGATTTCGCATGACTAACCAACTGGCATCTACTTTCGAAAGTTAAACTTTCTCCGGCATAGTAAGATAACTTGATCTCTTGCAACTCACATGAGTAGTATTCAACTAGAAATGGCGATGAAAATAACTGCGAAGAGCCTTTGGACAATCTAGTGAAATGTCCAGATGCGCATTTTCAACATCAAGCAAAGCCGACCTCAACACAAAGCATTTTTAGAAAATTACCACTGCTTGAACAACGTTGGCATATGATGCGTACaatcggaaaaaaaaaattttaggTCATTCTCGTCCTTTCACAATTAAATACCCCTATACCCGGAATTCGAACGATATCAAATATTGCTCTATCATGAATATTGGATTAGAATTAAGGGTATATTTGTATCGAAACAATGCCTTTCTTGTACtggtttaaaataaaattactgTCTACTGCAGGATTTCAACAAATCATATTCTAATATTAATTCATATAGTTTCGATAGTGTGTATATATAACGCAACATAACTGTAAGTTCTCAGAACATCAAGCGAATCACCTCACACTAAAGTTGTTGGCACGGTGTTTTTATAAAAGAAATTGTTATACGGTTATACAATAAGTCCAATTGTAACaggctgcattttttttcacaaataaTATCtgttcaaattaaaaaaaaaaacacgaaacacaaccGAAACTGCTGAAAAATCGTTACAAGCACGTTACATCGAATGACTAACATGCTTTCGAAAACTTTCTCTTAATCATACGCGACACCATCACTCGCATTTCCTTACTGTCACAAACACATTCCTTAAGCACAGCCgctaagaaacaaaaaacgaacagaaacaaACCTGCTGTTGGTGTATGAATCTTTTCGATGAATGGATTTTTCACAAGAGCTACAGCGTTCGACGGTTGACGACTTCCTTCTTTCGCGAAATGCACAAGACGTCTAAAAGAAGCTTTGCCTTGAACTTGCCTTTTTATAACATGACCTACTTCTTCGgtttactttcttctttcctctttctttcaGATTTTACAGTTAACGGGTTAGCTCAACGCCATCGTTCCTCTaaaggcagcagtagcatcaatACCAACAGCGAAGCGTTTTGAACAAAACGTACAAGAAGAGAAAGCGGGAGCAGTAGAGAAAAAAGCAGGAAGCGATGCACGAAAGAAATATACATATCGCTTCACTCACGCATTAACAGGTTTGGAAACATGACTATGATCTTTAGAATGCAATAGAATAGAGTATAGTTCAATATAAGTAGTAAAGCTAACGATGCGATTCCATTCGTAAAATGTGCACTAAGCGAATTGCTTAGTGCTTAGAAATTGTTCAATGAAAGCCAAATAAATTGGTGCAAAACATGGAAGCATTTCTCATCTTTCATATTCAAAGCTAGATAAAAAAGGATCTTAATATGTAAGTATTATTTCAATTGATTGAACTGCAACGCATTAAAGTCCACTTGTCATATTTCATTGCAGACGCAAAGATCCAGTTTTCATTAGCAGGATTTTGAGAAAAAGTTCATAAGCTGCAccttgttttgaatttttaggATTTTTGTTCTTGCTTTTCAATCCTCTTCAaatccttcttctccatcctTCTTACGCCTGTTTCTTTTGGCTTTCTATCAAAATCTTTCCTTTTTACAAAGTCACTAATACCATTGCAACGGATCATTCTTCCTATTGTTTGAAGatagtttcgtttcgtctccTTAGCTACCATTGAAGTCGCTTTCTTGCAGTTCTCCTAAGCCTACATAGTCTGTAACGGCGAAAACGGGAAACCAGCTACTTACAGATTACGCACCATTAACGGCACATCGTGATTATTTTTGATATTTGCTATTGCGTATAACACGATCTCACTCTAGAGGTTCTCCAGACGGCTAGATTTGCAGTCCATGCTTCTAGAAAACGAAGCAATTAACATCGGCCAACATGCATACCATGGATGGGAAGGTAAACTTATATGTGCCGAGAAAAGAATGTTTTGCTTACACGTTTCGTGTACAAAACAAAGGCTTAGTAACTGTAACTGTACTTCTGACGTCTCATTTCCCATTTCTGCAATCCATCATATCACTAATGGGTTCAACATCAACAGTGCCAACAATTATTGCACTTcaacaattaaaaataaacttatGCCTTATCCATCGGTATCCCGAGCTTTCTCGTTGTCTAATAATGATTATTGCAGCATGCATCACATGCGagtattttacattttttaactaAGTATtattgtgatgatgatgtagtaACAATCCGAACAAATACGGATTGGTCAAAGTAGATCAACGTtcatttccacaaaaaaaagttatgtTAATGAACTCATGCTTTTAGCAATGaagaaatgatgaaattgatGATGACTAATGATACATAAGtatataatttaatttatatcATAAGTATATAATATGCCCTACTTACCATCATATGCGAAATTGGTTCAAATTTACATATTCCAATGTCTGGAGAAATATCCCGTTACTATACATCAAAACTataatcaatcaaaaataATTAGAGTTTTTAAAGGATTTATAACAAAAAAGTTAACGTTTgtaataaaacacaaaatactGCTTATGCTATTTATACGGGTAATTtgatatttattatttatttcacaGAGCTCCTATCATAACATGCATGTATTACTCCATACACTTGATTAAAACACTCATATAAGACCATAGATTAACTAACTATGTACTCTGTTAAACAATTCCCCACATGCTTTAAGGAATCCCGAACAATACTATTACTCCATTCATTTTACATCTCACGTCTCCCAGGAGAATGCACATTTGCATCAATCGACGGATGATTAGGACATCATTCTTTTCATATGTTATGTTTAAAAAGCCCACCTAAATGCCACACTTATTATTGTCTTTCATCAAATTGACACGCTACACGTTGCTTTGAATAATCCTTTAGAAAGATTGTGTCGATTCAAACTGCACTTCCTAGTAGCTACACGCGCATTAAATGGCACCCATCAGATTTCCACCAACTATAAGATTTCCAACGTTTTGActttgaaattttaaaaaagaTAAGAATACCGTAACTGTTACGGGTGTTCACATATTCACATATTTaacaagcgaaaaacaaattattattGAATATTACATCAATGCTCATATATGCGTTGAATCTTTACTAGCTATACTTTTGCTTTACTGTCCCAaataatttttgttttatcaagTTACCCTTCAAGCATCTTGATATTATCATTTTTGAGCCCATTGCACAACTAATTTCGAAGCAGTTAGTGACGATATAATATTCATGCTCTTTGTTTACAGATTGTATTTCCGGGAATCAAAACCGTGACTGAAATGCAAGCCAATTGATTcggtatgatttatgatttatacAATGTTTCAGTGTATTGTTCATCGAGTTATCCGCTATTTCCAGACTAGGTCATTCCATCCGTGGCTCAACGGTTTGTCATGCATACTTTatctttcgtgtttttttatttatcgtAGCTCCTTTGCTATATCAAACGCACGTCGATCAGtatcattcataaaaaaaatcttaaaagTAGGTCAAAACAAATattgaaagcagaaaagagCAGGGTCaaaatgttcaattttttgCAATACCTGATAATTTTGTATATTGCTTTGCTTATTATTCGCATTTAAGGGAAACTAAGAATAAACAAATGGCCATAGTGCTTTGCCAACCGTCAAATGGATGGAATAATCAAATTATTTCGTTTACAATGACATATAAACGTGACATTCAGTAAATTAAAATTACTGGCAATAGTAACATACATTGTGTTTTAACCATACGTATTAGTTGTGTCGACAAACATAATAGATTTTTTGAGAAATAACTGTGAAATGATCAAATTTTTAAAAACGAAATAGAACACATATTTTCTGATGCTCCAAAGTATGACTCACAGAAACGCACGCTTTAATTTAAGATTTGTTAGATTTCATACCAAGTAGAGCTTCAGCGACTCCTAAGAAATATACCATTTGTGCTATTCCGAATAAAGGAGCTATAACAATCATACGACATAGTCCTCCCTTGAAGAATGCTTTAATACCTTCgtgtttcattgttttcctgaaaaaaaaaaaaagtcaaaagaGAAGGTATATGTCATatgattttgaagaaaaaattCACATGGTATAAAAATGAGTTTGTAATAGAAAAAACCCTCCTTAATCATGAACAGAGGGCAGATTTCAAATCTATTATGTACGGCAAAATTAAGAATTTAATAGAGATATA
The sequence above is a segment of the Anopheles darlingi chromosome 2, idAnoDarlMG_H_01, whole genome shotgun sequence genome. Coding sequences within it:
- the LOC125952478 gene encoding uncharacterized protein LOC125952478 isoform X3, translated to MMKTMIQKAELSLVLLGLILSNLIMCTLSYPQHHMHNAVEQKKFAEKPNAIKKVALDDIDEIQTNQIQDGGFSWSNMLGILMQMIFNGGGGGGGNVPTKSDDIDNGISSFGQSPWANVISVGLKIITTLLGGGGAGDGIDKVDNGGSPMQFINIVVNLLDALKTSFSHRSLHARNLGKKDVVSDAAVASLTMLKGYARSTRNSDDLCMQKFLCEANTDCTSAIGGTSIFCQLGSYATSFILERQTGKTFESFYEAGRNGRSGFDCRQLYLQCNEV
- the LOC125952478 gene encoding uncharacterized protein LOC125952478 isoform X1, whose translation is MMKTMIQKAELSLVLLGLILSNLIMCTLSYPQHHMHNAVEQKKFAEKPNAIKKVALDDIDEIQTNQIQDGGFSWSNMLGILMQMIFNGGGGGGGNVPTKSDDIDNGISSFGQSPWANVISVGLKIITTLLGGGGAGDGIDKVDNGGSPMQNVLAAVFTAMFGAKDPDQVNTMAKQAGEFINIVVNLLDALKTSFSHRSLHARNLGKKDVVSDAAVASLTMLKGYARSTRNSDDLCMQKFLCEANTDCTSAIGGTSIFCQLGSYATSFILERQTGKTFESFYEAGRNGRSGFDCRQLYLQCNEV
- the LOC125952478 gene encoding uncharacterized protein LOC125952478 isoform X2, whose amino-acid sequence is MIQKAELSLVLLGLILSNLIMCTLSYPQHHMHNAVEQKKFAEKPNAIKKVALDDIDEIQTNQIQDGGFSWSNMLGILMQMIFNGGGGGGGNVPTKSDDIDNGISSFGQSPWANVISVGLKIITTLLGGGGAGDGIDKVDNGGSPMQNVLAAVFTAMFGAKDPDQVNTMAKQAGEFINIVVNLLDALKTSFSHRSLHARNLGKKDVVSDAAVASLTMLKGYARSTRNSDDLCMQKFLCEANTDCTSAIGGTSIFCQLGSYATSFILERQTGKTFESFYEAGRNGRSGFDCRQLYLQCNEV